The genomic DNA CGCAATGCCTGAGCCTGAAATCCTCCGGCGCCAACTACGCCTATCTCGGCAACACCGCGGCTTCCAACATCTCCGTCCTGAAGGCCTGCAAGACGGCCGGCGTCGACATCCAGTTTCTCGGCAATGTCTGGGGCATGGACGAGAACGCTGCCAAGACGGCCGGCGATGCCGCCAACGGCGTGATCTTCCCCTTGCGCACGGCGGTGAGCTGGGGCGGCGATGCGCCCGGCATGAAGACGGTCATGGAAATCTCGAAGATGTCCGACGCCAGCGGCAAGGTCTATCGTCCCGTCCACTACATCGCGGCCGTCTGCTCCGCGCTGTACATGAAGGAGGCGATCGACTGGGCTGCCAAGAACGGCGGCGCCACCGGCGACAACGTCGCCAAGGGCTTCTACCAGAAGAAGGATTGGGTGCCGGCCGGGATGGACGGCGTCTGCAATCCCTCGACCTGGACCGACAAGGACCATCGCGGCACGCTGAAGGTCGATCTCTATCGCACCAAGATCTCGGGCGCGACCGACGGCGACCTCAACGACCTCATGGCCAAGGGCACGATCAAGCTCGAGAAGGTCAAGACCGTCGAGCTGCCGCGCAAGCCGGAGTTGCTGGGCTGGTGAGCGCAAACTCGGACGTCATGGCCGGGCTTGTCCCGGCCATCCACGCCTGACCTCACGGCACGAAGTACGTGGTGCCCGGGACAAGCCCGGGCATGACGACCGTAGCAATCTGGTAGACACACCAATGACCGACACCCTCGACGCATCCCGCACCAAGCCGGCCGCAGTGCCGCCCGCCGCCCTCCTCGCCGTGCGCAACATCGAGGTCGTCTATGACGACGTCATCCTGGTGCTGCGCGGCCTCAGCCTCGACGTTCCCAAGGGCGCGATCGTGGCGCTGCTGGGCGCCAACGGCGCCGGCAAGTCGACGACGCTGAAGGCGATCTCCGGGCTGCTCAAGACCGAGGACGGCGAGGTCACCCGAGGAGAGATCCTGTTCGAAAACGAGCGCATCAACGGCATCGACCCCGACAAGATCGTCCGCCGCGGCATCTTCCAGGTGATGGAGGGCCGACGCATCGTCGCCGACATGACGTCGCTGGAGAACCTCAAGCTCGGCGCCTTCACCCGCAGGGACCGAGAGGTCGATTCCGATCTCGACATGGTCTTCAACTATTTTCCACGCCTGAAGGAGCGCACCGGCCTCGCCGGCTATCTCTCCGGCGGCGAGCAGCAGATGCTCGCGATCGGCCGTGCGCTGATGGCGCGCCCGAAAATGATCCTGATGGACGAGCCCTCGATGGGTCTGTCGCCGCTGCTGGTGAAAGAGGTGTTCTCGATCATCCAGAAGATCAACCGCGACCTCGGCGTCACCATCCTCCTCGTGGAGCAGAACGCACGCGCCGCGCTGTCAGTGGCAAGCCACGGCTATATCATGGAGCAGGGCAAGGTCGTGCTCGACGGCACCGCCGACGAATTGCGCGATAACGAGGACGTCAAGGAATTCTATCTCGGCGGCGCCGGCGACCAGCGCAAGAGCTTCAAGAATCTCAAGAGCTTCAAGCGGCGCAAGCGCTGGCTTTAACCCTCGAGCACCTGCTCCGCTTCCGTGACCGCGC from Bradyrhizobium sp. CCBAU 53351 includes the following:
- a CDS encoding ABC transporter ATP-binding protein, encoding MTDTLDASRTKPAAVPPAALLAVRNIEVVYDDVILVLRGLSLDVPKGAIVALLGANGAGKSTTLKAISGLLKTEDGEVTRGEILFENERINGIDPDKIVRRGIFQVMEGRRIVADMTSLENLKLGAFTRRDREVDSDLDMVFNYFPRLKERTGLAGYLSGGEQQMLAIGRALMARPKMILMDEPSMGLSPLLVKEVFSIIQKINRDLGVTILLVEQNARAALSVASHGYIMEQGKVVLDGTADELRDNEDVKEFYLGGAGDQRKSFKNLKSFKRRKRWL